The following are from one region of the Actinomyces sp. oral taxon 897 genome:
- a CDS encoding CDP-alcohol phosphatidyltransferase family protein produces the protein MSGLAFATLALLAMNHDQIAWMWLWLAFALVVDGVDGTFARRVRVKEVVPWFDGSVLDIIIDYLTWTFIPALFMYLKLPMGPRPVAGTLLIVILVSSMFCYANEGEKSGDNYFVGFPAAWNIVAVMMWVLGSPGWLNVAGTVVLVVLTLIPTYYVHPARVRRFRALNLLAVLGWMVGTAWLVAVHPQRPAVAVALSVGGGLWLLVVGVLRSVRGRQDED, from the coding sequence ATGTCCGGGCTGGCCTTCGCGACCTTGGCGCTGCTGGCCATGAACCACGACCAGATCGCCTGGATGTGGCTGTGGCTCGCCTTCGCCCTGGTCGTCGACGGCGTTGACGGGACCTTCGCCCGCCGCGTGCGGGTCAAGGAGGTCGTCCCCTGGTTCGACGGCAGTGTGCTGGACATCATTATCGACTACCTCACCTGGACCTTTATCCCGGCGCTGTTTATGTACCTCAAGCTGCCCATGGGGCCCAGGCCGGTGGCTGGCACCCTCCTTATCGTGATCCTGGTCTCCTCGATGTTCTGCTACGCCAACGAGGGGGAGAAGTCCGGCGACAACTACTTCGTGGGCTTCCCCGCGGCCTGGAACATTGTCGCCGTCATGATGTGGGTGCTGGGGAGCCCCGGCTGGCTCAACGTGGCCGGGACGGTGGTCCTGGTGGTCCTCACCCTCATTCCGACCTACTACGTCCACCCCGCCCGCGTGAGGCGCTTCCGGGCGCTCAACCTCCTCGCAGTGCTCGGGTGGATGGTCGGGACCGCCTGGCTGGTCGCCGTCCACCCGCAGCGGCCGGCGGTGGCGGTGGCGCTGTCCGTGGGGGGTGGGCTGTGGCTCCTGGTCGTCGGCGTGCTGCGCTCGGTCCGGGGGCGGCAGGACGAGGACTAG